In Silvanigrella paludirubra, the following are encoded in one genomic region:
- a CDS encoding NAD-dependent epimerase/dehydratase family protein has product MINNKNVLVIGGAGFLGSHVADELTNKGYQVSIFDNKPSKFLQPSQSLIIGDILKKEELVKACENKDFVFNFAGLSDINEAIDEPEKAAQLNIIGNLNALEASKINGIKRFVFASSIYVYSESGSFYRATKQSAEKFTELYWERYSLPFTILRYGSLYGRRADKRNAIFRMIYQALKENSISYSGTGDEFREYIHAVDAAIMSVNILEDEKYSNKHLILTGTQSYKIRDIMKMISEMLPGRISLDFNNCDSNAHYTMTPYSYSSKVGKKIMINEFVDLGQGILDCIQEISHLEGFSENG; this is encoded by the coding sequence GTGATAAATAATAAAAATGTATTGGTTATTGGAGGTGCTGGCTTTCTTGGAAGTCATGTTGCCGATGAGTTAACAAATAAAGGATATCAAGTTTCTATTTTTGATAATAAACCTTCAAAGTTTCTTCAACCTTCTCAAAGCTTAATTATTGGAGATATCTTAAAAAAAGAAGAACTAGTTAAAGCATGTGAAAACAAAGATTTTGTATTTAATTTTGCAGGTTTATCTGATATAAATGAAGCTATTGATGAGCCTGAAAAGGCAGCTCAGCTAAATATTATTGGAAATTTAAATGCTCTAGAAGCTTCAAAAATAAATGGAATAAAAAGATTTGTTTTTGCAAGTTCAATATATGTTTACAGTGAATCAGGATCATTTTATAGAGCAACAAAACAATCTGCCGAAAAATTTACAGAATTATATTGGGAAAGATATTCTCTTCCATTTACAATTCTAAGATATGGTTCACTTTATGGAAGAAGAGCGGATAAGAGAAATGCAATTTTTCGAATGATTTATCAGGCATTAAAAGAAAATTCCATTTCTTACTCGGGAACCGGGGATGAATTTAGAGAGTATATTCATGCAGTAGATGCAGCTATTATGAGTGTAAATATTTTAGAGGATGAGAAATATAGCAATAAACATTTAATTCTGACAGGTACTCAGTCTTATAAAATTAGGGACATCATGAAAATGATTTCAGAGATGTTACCTGGTAGAATTTCCTTAGATTTTAATAATTGTGATTCCAATGCTCATTACACTATGACGCCTTATTCTTATAGTTCCAAGGTTGGTAAAAAAATAATGATTAATGAGTTTGTTGATTTAGGACAAGGCATTCTAGATTGTATTCAAGAAATATCTCATTTAGAAGGTTTTTCAGAAAATGGATAA
- a CDS encoding ABC transporter ATP-binding protein, which yields MKQFKDFLVRLNILGNFFNSSIIKWMIISIISSFMLGIIEINIAILIQFFLASLGMIQLKEMFFGIKVENISTNIFLILLLSIGFIRFVFSVLNQHGANYVLEVSNLRFKSLSIMNLISFGKRNLASSSEIHFQISELAPKFSYFISCFMNFTSYSIQCLILLFFMFKLSFTCLFFSLIGMLMVGLIVIYINKKVKLVSKKIPSEMYKLNSGIERVSRNIFFINVMKKNKVEENELLNSAMNYSSLTIKSSFLNIFVTTLTSFLGIFLLIVIIYTATILFPIPGVVLLSFIYLFIRFVQNISSVLGALGQMNTYFEQFKLSLDFFDNINIKDFNKSKTEVNFFGFFKNQNNINLKSESSQLSLNKRNTDTQLSQSSMISPKIEIIDMHYFYSRDAKEIFSKFNLTVHSGKQCAIIGSSGSGKSTLLSLILGLYKPSIGKILLNGIEPKEFFENSQNRVGYVGSEPFLIKGSILDNLLYGVMVSATQEDIDNAIRLAKIDNFINDVGLNYFINEDHSGLSTGQKQRLCLARAILNKPCILILDEVSANLDLETELEISESLKSLNKYCTILLVSHREGIMRYADEIVKL from the coding sequence TCAGTTGAAAGAAATGTTTTTTGGAATTAAAGTTGAAAATATATCAACAAATATTTTTTTAATTTTACTTTTGTCAATTGGATTTATTAGATTTGTGTTTTCAGTATTAAATCAGCATGGTGCAAATTATGTTCTCGAAGTTTCTAATCTGAGATTTAAATCTCTTTCAATTATGAATTTAATTTCTTTTGGAAAAAGAAATTTGGCAAGTTCTTCTGAAATTCATTTTCAAATATCTGAATTGGCTCCAAAGTTTTCTTATTTTATATCCTGTTTTATGAATTTTACATCTTATTCTATTCAATGTTTAATACTCCTATTTTTTATGTTTAAACTTTCTTTTACCTGCTTATTTTTTAGTTTAATAGGTATGTTAATGGTTGGTTTAATTGTTATATATATTAATAAAAAAGTAAAGCTGGTTTCTAAAAAAATTCCTAGTGAAATGTACAAATTAAATTCAGGAATTGAAAGAGTATCTCGTAATATTTTTTTTATAAATGTTATGAAAAAAAATAAAGTTGAAGAAAATGAATTATTAAATTCTGCTATGAATTATTCATCGCTGACAATTAAATCGTCATTTTTAAATATTTTTGTTACCACGCTGACTTCATTTCTTGGCATATTTTTATTAATTGTTATTATTTACACTGCTACTATTTTATTTCCAATTCCGGGAGTTGTGCTTCTTTCTTTTATTTATTTATTTATTCGTTTTGTCCAAAATATTTCATCTGTTTTAGGGGCATTAGGACAAATGAACACATACTTTGAGCAGTTTAAATTGTCTTTAGATTTTTTTGATAACATTAATATTAAGGATTTTAATAAATCAAAAACAGAGGTTAATTTTTTTGGTTTTTTTAAAAATCAAAATAATATAAATTTAAAATCAGAATCTTCTCAATTATCTTTAAATAAAAGAAATACAGATACTCAATTGTCTCAATCTTCCATGATATCTCCAAAAATAGAAATAATTGATATGCATTATTTTTATTCCCGTGATGCTAAAGAAATATTTTCAAAGTTTAATTTAACGGTTCATTCAGGTAAACAATGTGCGATCATTGGATCCAGTGGATCTGGTAAAAGTACTTTATTAAGCTTAATATTAGGCTTATATAAACCAAGTATTGGAAAGATTTTGCTGAATGGGATTGAGCCAAAAGAGTTTTTTGAAAATTCTCAAAATCGAGTAGGATATGTTGGTTCTGAACCTTTTTTAATCAAAGGTTCAATTCTAGATAATTTGTTATATGGCGTTATGGTATCAGCTACCCAAGAAGATATAGATAACGCTATAAGACTTGCTAAAATAGATAATTTTATAAATGACGTTGGATTGAACTATTTTATTAATGAGGATCATTCGGGGCTATCAACAGGGCAAAAACAAAGATTATGTTTGGCAAGGGCAATTTTAAATAAGCCTTGTATTCTTATTTTAGATGAAGTTTCGGCAAATTTGGATCTTGAAACTGAGTTAGAAATTTCCGAAAGTTTAAAAAGTTTAAATAAATATTGTACAATACTTTTAGTTTCTCATAGAGAAGGTATAATGAGATACGCAGATGAAATTGTGAAACTATAA